In the Chryseobacterium sp. MYb264 genome, one interval contains:
- a CDS encoding PKD domain-containing protein, translated as MNTKLDNVTTQYRKFNENQALTDGQLNEFIDYFEDQDRMSRTRLSGVGIVCGFQSSYLNTVLQPVDIQMNKPGSGDLELDTNLNTVVITQGAGVTTDGDLITLRRKGSTSSEATIGFEQNFYKYYRDYNDVAEYNHFRMGGVQSPFLELITQDEYNLLPPDNDFRLIKELRSVEGKVVILYLESYSNDETPCEDADCDNTGAEQVSNLKVLLADSEVVANLITKGDGKDTIYQAHTVYEELFDQLPKIEAKRVILDAKVTSATDVRSKFQDAGSAVADVTKGFDAIANTFKISVNFGGQNLLDKLNSLVNPRGGLRLEDYQYRYDLLKDLIDTYNEIKGLILHLNAECCPNISSFPKHLLLGQIGATYQLGGNPALRHGFYHSPVTTGDDENYERIVMLANRFVQKINGFQSYIGPVKITPSNQFVRLGHKAIPYYYNVDKSLLKQWNYEKTKTDSERYNLSYHTQNLAEDDFVQNPLNYNIDDNDFYRIEGHLGQPYKTALQNINDLKAKYGLAFDVIALVLDKGEKTDGETSTKRETVSIDDLRKQLISISSDISNQKSDSQSTLLNISKLDEKLRLLNKVEFAKEGSSEEVDVVKQDPKKDDVVSELLSEFLERKSGLEHLAGVERGGTFVLLYVSETDNQVLADFSLPYLCCSKKEPVSLILPSAKVCQEDEPIVMTVIPPNGEVKAFVDGVQIPAIVQSNGQSSFDPGLVASGYLEKTIAFTVNGDAVETQMVVYEEPNVIVTTGTPVNGESPTNPTATVVFTVSGNSNLSGLEYSWNFGDGKSEQINNPSVTNGVVKQTHVYNLTAGKEDTFTPVLTVSNNNGCSKQFILSPLKLTGQSTVQCLSSMEIIVQYNQSLGPCPGGHTCNSAKFNLMANGKINLGLVNLNNAGSTLQPGQNRPNNETSGPNRINSFLISAAQAQSIADTDPNGDGFISFSLVCADASCHTGVAWTTIKLGGNVIYNGCPTNNFLTINPCTGKIRS; from the coding sequence ATGAATACTAAATTAGATAATGTAACAACCCAATATAGAAAGTTCAATGAAAATCAGGCGTTAACTGATGGGCAGCTGAATGAATTTATCGATTATTTCGAAGATCAGGATCGGATGTCGAGAACCAGGCTGAGTGGAGTAGGGATCGTATGTGGTTTTCAGTCTTCCTATCTTAATACTGTTTTGCAGCCTGTAGATATACAGATGAATAAACCGGGATCCGGAGATCTGGAGCTTGATACCAACTTAAATACAGTCGTTATTACACAGGGAGCCGGTGTGACTACAGACGGAGACCTGATTACGCTGCGCAGAAAAGGCAGTACATCGTCAGAAGCGACAATCGGCTTCGAACAAAATTTTTACAAATACTACAGAGATTATAATGATGTAGCGGAATACAATCATTTCAGAATGGGAGGGGTACAGTCCCCTTTCTTAGAGCTGATCACACAGGATGAATACAACCTTCTACCACCGGATAATGACTTTAGACTCATTAAAGAGCTGCGTTCTGTTGAGGGTAAAGTGGTTATTCTTTACCTGGAAAGTTACTCAAATGACGAGACGCCATGTGAGGATGCTGACTGTGATAATACAGGTGCAGAGCAGGTTTCTAACCTTAAAGTCCTTTTAGCAGATTCAGAAGTTGTTGCTAATCTCATCACTAAAGGAGACGGGAAAGACACCATTTATCAGGCTCATACGGTTTATGAAGAGCTTTTTGACCAATTGCCTAAAATAGAGGCTAAAAGGGTTATTCTGGATGCTAAAGTTACATCAGCAACTGATGTAAGATCGAAATTTCAGGATGCAGGAAGCGCTGTGGCGGATGTAACAAAAGGGTTTGACGCTATTGCAAATACTTTTAAGATAAGTGTCAACTTCGGAGGGCAAAATCTTCTGGATAAGCTGAATTCTTTAGTAAATCCTAGAGGTGGATTGAGGCTTGAAGATTATCAATATAGATACGATCTTCTTAAAGATCTGATTGATACCTATAATGAAATAAAAGGACTGATCCTGCATCTGAATGCTGAATGCTGTCCAAATATCAGTTCGTTTCCGAAACACCTTTTATTGGGACAGATCGGTGCAACTTATCAATTGGGCGGGAATCCTGCTTTACGTCATGGTTTTTATCATTCTCCTGTAACGACGGGTGACGATGAAAATTATGAAAGGATTGTCATGCTTGCCAATCGTTTTGTACAGAAGATAAACGGATTCCAATCGTATATCGGACCTGTTAAAATTACGCCTTCCAATCAGTTTGTAAGGTTGGGCCATAAAGCTATTCCTTATTATTATAATGTCGATAAGTCGTTATTAAAGCAATGGAATTACGAAAAAACAAAAACAGACAGCGAAAGGTATAATTTAAGTTACCACACGCAAAATCTGGCGGAAGATGATTTTGTTCAGAATCCGTTGAATTACAATATTGATGACAATGATTTCTATAGAATTGAAGGTCATTTGGGGCAGCCTTATAAAACCGCTCTGCAAAATATTAATGATCTTAAAGCAAAATACGGTCTGGCATTCGATGTTATTGCATTGGTTTTAGATAAAGGTGAAAAAACGGACGGTGAAACTTCGACGAAAAGGGAAACTGTATCTATTGATGATCTTAGAAAACAGTTGATATCAATCTCCAGTGATATCAGCAATCAGAAAAGTGATTCACAAAGCACGTTATTGAATATCTCAAAACTCGACGAGAAATTGAGATTATTAAACAAAGTCGAATTTGCAAAAGAAGGATCATCTGAAGAGGTTGATGTGGTAAAACAGGATCCTAAAAAGGATGATGTGGTAAGCGAACTTTTAAGCGAGTTTTTAGAAAGAAAGTCAGGTCTTGAGCATCTTGCAGGCGTAGAGCGGGGCGGAACATTTGTCTTATTGTATGTTTCTGAAACAGATAATCAGGTGCTTGCCGATTTCTCATTGCCTTACTTATGCTGTTCTAAAAAGGAACCTGTTTCCCTAATATTGCCAAGCGCTAAGGTATGCCAAGAGGATGAGCCGATTGTGATGACGGTAATTCCTCCAAATGGTGAGGTAAAAGCATTTGTAGATGGTGTTCAGATACCGGCAATTGTACAATCGAACGGTCAGAGTTCTTTTGATCCAGGTTTGGTTGCTTCAGGTTATTTAGAGAAGACTATTGCATTTACTGTTAATGGTGATGCTGTGGAAACTCAGATGGTGGTATATGAAGAGCCAAATGTTATAGTAACGACAGGTACTCCAGTGAATGGAGAAAGCCCGACAAATCCAACGGCTACCGTAGTCTTTACTGTTTCAGGAAATAGTAATCTCTCTGGGCTTGAGTACTCATGGAATTTTGGAGACGGGAAATCTGAACAAATTAATAATCCATCAGTAACTAATGGTGTAGTGAAGCAAACTCATGTATATAATCTTACTGCCGGGAAAGAAGATACCTTTACTCCAGTATTAACCGTTAGCAACAATAACGGTTGTAGTAAACAATTTATACTGTCACCATTAAAATTGACAGGGCAATCAACTGTTCAATGTTTATCTAGTATGGAAATCATCGTCCAGTATAATCAAAGTTTAGGTCCGTGTCCTGGTGGACACACTTGTAACAGTGCTAAATTTAATTTAATGGCGAATGGTAAAATTAATTTAGGCTTAGTTAATTTAAATAATGCAGGATCAACTCTGCAGCCCGGACAAAATCGACCGAATAATGAAACTTCCGGACCAAACAGAATTAATTCATTCCTAATATCAGCTGCTCAGGCACAAAGTATTGCGGATACAGATCCGAATGGAGACGGATTTATATCATTCTCTCTTGTTTGTGCTGACGCTAGTTGCCATACCGGTGTTGCCTGGACAACTATAAAATTAGGTGGAAATGTTATCTATAACGGATGTCCAACGAATAACTTTTTAACAATTAATCCTTGTACAGGAAAAATAAGATCTTAA
- a CDS encoding baseplate J/gp47 family protein, which yields MKKTDTFSHYREGKSQMQRFLAELDPGNLELHDFDLFDWLLFANNFAQRVNYFDKEDNTTPKGNWGNFFLGDDTQAIPRRESVEYKSMKKQVTELISRFEQDSSLTPHLTLFVCFLKLLDFSKKAFNNLTKRHLDFYYNEILQIEKNDAKADQVFVIFELAKKALQERIPNGTLLDGDKDANGKKRVYKTSEELIANQAKVVEIKSFLNDVENGELKMAHVANSADGLGDQLPEESNYWWPFGYNSDETISGKSVYKELPKAKLGFSVASSLFDLKEGERTVNLKIDFTKNSTQKLQDLTNDEIKNNIRIFCSGENEWLSGIVLRCDRNTEDQLELSFTMPKDFPAVVAYNKEVLQEKFQTSFPVIRFMIEGEKYYKIYEALSEKLIKNIEISVDVKGVKSLQIENDNDTLNAEKPYYPFTAQPIKGSNFYIKCHEMFSKKWINADITINWKNTPDSITDLYNGYVIQPNQNISIKEFEGLKSSSIVRSDAYFRADTALLEKEVWNEKGRDIELFKKVENEYKTQFSIFNTSNKAETGEAIRLTLKQSALQDVYPKLYTLALSSNPDSQKLVPNEPYIPFAEDIELNYSAKESVYSYLSKDTNGEPSKSNGVELYHEDAFGQYEKEVEVKRIVPVHQNGGELYIGLEANSQATVSLLIQMLEGSENPLAETFKEKEFIEWHALSGNTWLDMSDYMLKNETRKFLESGIVKFKIPKDINNVHTRLTDGLVWIRARSGRSYDAVCKIQGIYTQAVLATFQNQDNDLSHLNNGLEADTISKLITRVPQVKSVHQPYNSFDGKYKEADTEFYRRVSERLRHKHRAITQWDYEQLVLQEFPEVFKVKCLNHTSENSYMAPGHVTLMVVPNIKNKNAFDVYQPRVSRASLNRIQNYVNELNTMHIKAQVINPNYKEAKVQTKVKFFEQYDETFYLRQLDEDIKKYISPWAFTDSKDIDFNVELNVNQLINYLEQLYYVDYIDDIKILVNNVIQKKSLIEVDPKSILVSAKQHHVTIATQVCI from the coding sequence ATGAAAAAAACAGATACATTTTCACATTATCGTGAAGGAAAATCACAAATGCAGCGCTTTTTAGCAGAATTAGATCCGGGCAATCTTGAATTACACGATTTCGATTTGTTTGACTGGCTATTATTCGCTAATAATTTTGCACAGCGTGTCAACTATTTTGATAAAGAGGATAATACCACACCCAAAGGAAACTGGGGAAACTTTTTCCTGGGTGATGATACACAGGCAATCCCGCGTAGGGAAAGCGTGGAGTATAAAAGTATGAAAAAACAGGTTACAGAGCTTATTTCCCGTTTTGAGCAGGACAGCAGCCTTACCCCACATCTTACCTTATTTGTCTGCTTCCTGAAATTATTGGATTTCTCAAAAAAAGCCTTTAATAATTTAACGAAAAGACATTTGGATTTCTATTATAACGAAATCCTTCAGATTGAAAAAAACGATGCCAAAGCAGATCAGGTATTTGTGATTTTTGAACTGGCAAAAAAAGCACTTCAGGAGAGAATTCCCAACGGAACTCTTTTGGATGGCGATAAAGACGCGAATGGAAAAAAACGCGTTTATAAAACGTCGGAAGAGCTGATCGCCAATCAGGCAAAGGTGGTTGAGATCAAAAGTTTCTTGAATGATGTTGAAAACGGAGAGCTTAAAATGGCTCATGTTGCAAATTCGGCAGATGGTCTTGGAGACCAGTTGCCTGAAGAAAGCAACTATTGGTGGCCTTTCGGATATAACTCTGATGAAACTATTTCAGGTAAATCTGTGTATAAAGAGCTTCCTAAAGCTAAACTTGGGTTTTCTGTGGCTTCTTCATTATTTGATTTAAAAGAAGGCGAGAGAACCGTCAATTTAAAAATCGATTTTACAAAAAATTCGACTCAGAAATTACAGGATCTGACAAATGACGAAATTAAGAATAATATCAGGATATTTTGCAGCGGCGAAAATGAATGGTTATCCGGAATTGTTTTAAGATGTGACAGAAATACTGAGGATCAGTTAGAGCTTTCTTTTACAATGCCTAAAGATTTTCCTGCGGTCGTAGCTTATAACAAAGAGGTTTTACAGGAAAAATTCCAGACCAGTTTCCCTGTGATAAGGTTCATGATCGAAGGTGAAAAATATTATAAGATATATGAAGCTCTTTCGGAAAAATTAATAAAAAATATTGAAATATCAGTCGATGTAAAAGGGGTAAAGTCTCTTCAGATTGAAAATGACAATGATACACTGAATGCTGAAAAACCATACTATCCATTCACAGCGCAACCCATTAAAGGTTCTAATTTTTATATCAAATGTCATGAAATGTTTTCGAAAAAATGGATCAATGCAGACATTACGATTAATTGGAAAAATACTCCGGACTCAATAACAGATCTGTACAACGGATATGTTATTCAGCCTAACCAAAACATCAGTATAAAAGAGTTTGAAGGGCTTAAAAGCTCATCTATTGTCCGTTCGGATGCCTATTTCAGAGCAGATACCGCCTTATTGGAAAAAGAAGTTTGGAATGAGAAGGGAAGGGATATTGAGCTTTTTAAAAAAGTGGAAAATGAATATAAAACTCAGTTTTCGATCTTTAATACAAGCAATAAAGCTGAAACAGGAGAGGCAATCAGGCTGACACTGAAACAGTCGGCATTACAGGATGTTTATCCTAAGCTGTATACACTGGCACTATCAAGCAATCCGGATAGTCAAAAACTGGTTCCCAATGAACCTTATATTCCTTTTGCTGAAGATATTGAACTGAATTACAGCGCAAAAGAAAGCGTATATTCTTACCTGAGTAAAGATACCAACGGGGAGCCTTCAAAAAGTAACGGGGTAGAGCTGTATCACGAAGATGCGTTCGGGCAGTACGAAAAAGAGGTCGAAGTCAAAAGAATTGTGCCGGTACATCAGAATGGCGGCGAATTATACATCGGTCTGGAAGCCAATTCACAAGCAACGGTTTCTTTGCTGATCCAGATGCTTGAAGGAAGTGAAAACCCTTTGGCGGAAACTTTCAAGGAGAAAGAATTTATAGAGTGGCACGCGCTTTCGGGCAATACATGGCTTGATATGTCCGATTATATGCTGAAAAATGAGACAAGAAAATTCCTGGAATCCGGTATTGTCAAGTTTAAAATACCAAAAGACATCAACAATGTTCATACAAGGCTGACCGATGGATTGGTCTGGATAAGAGCAAGATCGGGAAGAAGTTACGATGCCGTGTGTAAAATTCAGGGAATTTATACTCAGGCAGTGTTGGCAACATTCCAGAATCAGGATAATGACCTGTCTCATTTAAATAATGGACTGGAAGCGGATACCATTTCTAAACTGATTACCAGAGTTCCTCAGGTGAAATCGGTACATCAGCCTTATAATTCGTTTGATGGTAAATATAAGGAAGCAGATACGGAATTTTACAGGCGTGTAAGCGAAAGATTAAGACATAAGCATCGAGCCATTACCCAGTGGGATTATGAGCAGTTGGTATTGCAGGAATTCCCGGAAGTCTTCAAGGTGAAATGCCTGAATCATACTTCTGAAAATTCTTATATGGCTCCGGGACATGTGACTTTGATGGTGGTGCCGAATATCAAAAATAAAAATGCTTTTGATGTGTATCAACCGAGAGTAAGCAGAGCCAGCCTGAACAGAATTCAGAATTATGTGAATGAACTGAATACCATGCATATAAAAGCACAGGTGATCAACCCGAATTATAAAGAAGCAAAAGTACAGACCAAGGTAAAATTCTTTGAACAGTATGATGAGACATTTTATCTGAGACAACTGGACGAAGATATTAAAAAATACATCTCGCCATGGGCATTTACAGATTCTAAAGATATTGATTTTAATGTGGAGTTAAATGTTAACCAATTGATTAACTATCTCGAGCAGCTGTACTATGTAGATTATATTGATGACATCAAAATCCTGGTGAATAATGTGATACAAAAGAAGTCTTTAATCGAAGTAGATCCGAAATCCATTTTGGTGTCTGCGAAACAACATCATGTTACTATTGCAACACAAGTATGTATTTAA
- a CDS encoding GPW/gp25 family protein encodes MKINTDFLGIGWSFPPEFNETEGKLSMTTDVEDINNSLMILLSTRPGERVMFPDYGCDLQEMLFKPLDLTLITQMKGIVERAILYHEPRINILSIEIDTQEELEGEVLIEIDYEVRNTNTRSNMVFPFYKGEATEI; translated from the coding sequence ATGAAAATAAATACAGATTTTTTAGGAATAGGCTGGAGTTTTCCGCCTGAGTTTAATGAGACCGAAGGAAAACTGTCGATGACCACAGACGTAGAAGACATCAATAACAGTCTGATGATCTTATTGTCAACACGTCCTGGAGAGCGCGTCATGTTTCCGGACTACGGATGTGATCTGCAGGAAATGCTCTTCAAACCTCTGGATCTAACGCTGATTACCCAAATGAAAGGTATCGTGGAGCGTGCGATTTTATATCACGAGCCCAGAATAAATATTTTGAGTATTGAGATTGATACTCAGGAAGAGCTGGAAGGAGAAGTTTTAATAGAGATCGACTACGAAGTAAGGAATACCAATACAAGAAGCAATATGGTTTTTCCTTTCTACAAAGGGGAAGCTACCGAAATATAA
- a CDS encoding PAAR domain-containing protein, whose amino-acid sequence MKPAARITDMHTCPMVTGNVPHVGGPIIPAGEPTVLIGGKPAARVGDKAVCTGPMDTIASGSSSVMIGGKPAARMGDSTAHGGVISAGEATVLIGG is encoded by the coding sequence ATGAAACCGGCAGCAAGAATTACAGATATGCATACCTGTCCTATGGTAACGGGAAATGTTCCCCACGTAGGCGGACCCATCATTCCGGCGGGAGAACCCACAGTGCTTATCGGAGGGAAACCTGCCGCAAGAGTGGGAGATAAAGCGGTATGCACAGGGCCTATGGATACCATTGCCTCAGGATCTTCAAGTGTGATGATCGGAGGGAAACCAGCCGCAAGAATGGGAGATTCTACCGCTCACGGAGGGGTAATTTCCGCAGGGGAAGCCACTGTTCTGATTGGTGGTTGA
- the vgrG gene encoding type VI secretion system tip protein VgrG: MNNSGYIKTSKNSDLVTFKVMSGGTELPGKYGVKSIVVEKEVNRIPYARIVILDGSVPDQDFKLSNEDLLIPGKEIEITAGYHSEEETIFKGVVVKHNIKVRSGSSYLIIECRDKAVKMTLGRKSKYFYDSKDSDIIEELIGNSGATADVEATSNSHKELVQYQASDWDFMLTRAQANGKLCFVEDGTVKVAKPDFSGKEVETVVYGSSVHEFDGEIDARDQFSKITAKTWSYTDQELTEVEAQDPAISLNGDLSSDDLAKVFGIEDLQLKHGGNLTQGELQEWGDAKATFQQLAKTKGRVKFQGIPSVKPGVSLTLQGVGNRFNGKIYVTGVRHEIADGNWLVDAQFGLSPTWFSETYDVSEMPGSGIIPAISGLHVGIVSQLESDPDGEDRILVQIPIINNEEEGIWSRVATLDAGENRGSFFRPEIGDEVIIGFINDDPNDAVVLGMLNSSTKPASIVASDDNHEKGFVTRSEMKMIFNDDKISYTLETPKGKKIILDEDADLIKIEDEHSNIITLNKDGISIESGKDIKMKAKGDIKMEGNNVSVKASAQLKAEGSSGSEIKSGAVTVIKGSQVKIN; encoded by the coding sequence ATGAATAACAGTGGATACATAAAAACATCAAAAAATTCGGACTTAGTAACTTTTAAAGTAATGTCCGGAGGTACAGAGCTGCCGGGAAAATATGGTGTGAAGAGCATTGTCGTGGAAAAGGAAGTCAACAGAATTCCTTATGCCCGCATTGTGATTTTGGACGGAAGTGTGCCGGATCAGGATTTCAAATTAAGTAATGAAGATCTGCTGATTCCGGGAAAAGAAATCGAGATCACGGCAGGCTATCATTCTGAAGAAGAAACCATTTTTAAAGGAGTGGTTGTAAAGCATAATATAAAAGTCAGAAGCGGCTCTTCTTACCTCATCATTGAATGCCGAGACAAGGCCGTGAAAATGACCTTAGGCAGAAAAAGCAAATACTTCTACGACAGCAAAGACAGTGATATCATTGAAGAATTGATTGGAAACAGCGGGGCAACTGCGGATGTGGAGGCTACTTCCAATTCACATAAAGAACTGGTTCAGTATCAGGCTTCGGACTGGGATTTTATGCTGACCAGAGCACAGGCCAACGGGAAACTTTGTTTCGTGGAAGACGGAACGGTAAAAGTGGCTAAACCTGATTTTAGTGGAAAAGAAGTGGAAACTGTGGTGTACGGATCTTCAGTACATGAGTTTGACGGTGAGATCGATGCGAGGGATCAATTCAGCAAAATTACGGCCAAAACTTGGAGTTATACTGATCAGGAACTGACGGAAGTCGAAGCTCAGGATCCTGCCATCAGTCTGAATGGTGATCTTTCATCAGATGACCTGGCAAAAGTTTTCGGAATTGAAGATCTGCAGCTTAAACACGGCGGAAATCTTACTCAGGGAGAATTACAGGAATGGGGCGACGCAAAAGCAACTTTCCAGCAATTAGCGAAAACAAAAGGAAGAGTAAAATTCCAGGGAATTCCGTCGGTGAAACCGGGAGTTTCATTAACGCTTCAGGGAGTCGGAAACAGATTCAACGGGAAAATTTACGTTACCGGTGTCCGCCACGAAATTGCAGACGGAAACTGGCTGGTAGACGCTCAGTTCGGGCTTTCGCCAACTTGGTTTTCGGAAACTTATGACGTCAGCGAAATGCCGGGATCAGGTATTATTCCTGCGATCAGCGGATTACATGTCGGAATTGTATCACAATTAGAATCTGATCCTGACGGTGAAGACCGGATTTTAGTCCAAATACCCATTATCAATAACGAAGAAGAGGGAATCTGGTCAAGAGTAGCTACCCTTGACGCTGGGGAAAACAGAGGTTCATTCTTCAGACCTGAAATCGGGGATGAGGTGATCATCGGATTTATTAATGATGATCCTAATGACGCAGTAGTGCTTGGAATGTTAAACAGCAGTACGAAACCCGCTTCCATTGTGGCTTCCGACGATAATCACGAAAAAGGATTCGTCACAAGAAGTGAAATGAAAATGATCTTTAATGATGATAAAATTTCCTACACCCTTGAAACACCAAAAGGCAAAAAAATAATTCTGGACGAAGATGCAGATCTCATTAAAATAGAAGATGAGCATTCGAATATCATTACCCTTAATAAAGACGGAATCAGTATAGAAAGCGGCAAAGACATCAAGATGAAAGCAAAAGGCGACATTAAGATGGAAGGAAATAATGTCAGTGTGAAAGCATCTGCGCAGTTGAAAGCAGAAGGCAGCTCCGGTTCTGAAATTAAATCCGGTGCAGTGACTGTCATCAAAGGCTCTCAGGTAAAAATTAATTAA
- a CDS encoding CIS tube protein: MRGAIQKLTIGTYEDSDYKRRVDSGAFTAFINPTGYSITYKTELEPGQALGTPKENKKYVASPSTDLQLEFLFDGTGVTETFSGNKLINKIKGKAFKKTSVKDQVDAFYEATGQVDGLIHKPYSVILNWGDFEFKGVLAEFTVEYKLFDNEGRPLRAIGKAKFSESISQELAAKEVKASSPDLTHKRTVQDGDTLPLMTERIYGDSKYYLEVAKANGLVNFRQLKPGSELYFPPIEKVS; this comes from the coding sequence ATGAGGGGAGCAATTCAAAAACTTACAATAGGAACATATGAAGACTCCGATTATAAAAGAAGGGTCGATAGTGGAGCCTTTACAGCTTTTATAAACCCTACGGGTTATTCCATTACATATAAAACAGAACTGGAACCTGGTCAAGCCTTAGGAACTCCTAAAGAGAATAAAAAATATGTTGCGTCACCTTCAACTGATTTACAGTTAGAATTTCTATTTGATGGAACCGGTGTTACAGAAACCTTTTCAGGTAATAAATTGATCAATAAAATTAAAGGGAAAGCTTTTAAGAAAACATCTGTTAAAGATCAAGTTGACGCTTTTTATGAGGCTACAGGGCAGGTTGATGGTCTTATTCATAAACCTTATAGTGTCATTCTTAACTGGGGTGATTTTGAATTTAAGGGAGTATTAGCAGAGTTTACTGTGGAGTATAAATTGTTTGACAATGAAGGACGCCCATTAAGAGCGATAGGAAAAGCGAAATTCAGTGAATCAATTAGTCAAGAACTTGCAGCAAAAGAGGTGAAAGCATCTTCCCCAGATCTCACCCACAAAAGAACCGTACAAGATGGAGACACACTTCCTTTAATGACTGAAAGAATTTACGGAGATTCTAAATACTATTTGGAAGTTGCAAAGGCAAATGGTCTTGTCAATTTCAGACAATTAAAACCAGGAAGTGAACTGTACTTTCCGCCCATAGAAAAAGTATCATAA
- a CDS encoding DUF5908 family protein has product MPIEIKELHIKINVDEKTAATTSATSVDEAQIMRAVSESVEQAANIAKRKKER; this is encoded by the coding sequence ATGCCAATAGAAATAAAAGAGCTTCACATTAAAATAAATGTGGACGAGAAAACAGCAGCAACGACCAGTGCGACATCAGTAGATGAAGCCCAGATTATGCGGGCAGTGAGTGAAAGTGTAGAGCAGGCAGCGAATATTGCAAAACGTAAAAAAGAAAGATAA
- a CDS encoding phage tail protein, whose translation MALLYPPTSFSFIVNGISTTEGIDSRFQSISGLSTEITTEEYAEGGENRFTHQLPLRPKYPNLVLKRGLMVSSGLISWCRNAMENFEFEPRDLIVTLSGGLQSTAPLMVWNVVGAYPVRWEVSEFNAEESKLAIETIELKYRYFTIPSSLASLGL comes from the coding sequence ATGGCTCTTTTATATCCTCCAACCAGTTTCTCTTTTATTGTTAACGGGATTTCAACCACAGAGGGTATTGACTCCAGATTTCAGTCTATATCTGGTTTATCAACAGAAATTACAACGGAAGAATATGCCGAGGGAGGCGAAAACAGATTTACCCATCAGCTTCCTTTGAGACCAAAATATCCAAATTTAGTTCTTAAGCGCGGATTAATGGTAAGTTCAGGACTGATAAGCTGGTGCAGAAATGCGATGGAAAACTTCGAGTTCGAGCCTAGAGATCTGATCGTTACTCTTTCGGGAGGACTTCAGTCTACGGCGCCTTTAATGGTCTGGAATGTTGTTGGAGCGTACCCTGTAAGATGGGAAGTTTCAGAATTCAACGCAGAAGAAAGCAAACTGGCTATTGAAACCATAGAACTGAAATACAGATATTTCACAATACCTTCATCGTTAGCAAGTTTAGGCTTGTAA
- a CDS encoding phage tail protein has protein sequence MSTYPLVKFAFEVDWGGTKVGFQEVSGLNIEAGLIEYRHGASPDFSKIKMPGLRVFNNITLKRGTFKKDNEFFDWFQSIQLNTVERRSITISLLDENGEPAVTWKVKNAFPLKLQSTDLKAEGNEVAIETLELAHEGLTIENN, from the coding sequence ATGAGTACATATCCATTAGTAAAGTTTGCCTTTGAAGTAGATTGGGGCGGAACAAAAGTAGGTTTTCAGGAAGTTTCCGGATTAAATATCGAAGCGGGACTGATTGAATACAGACATGGTGCAAGTCCGGATTTCAGCAAAATCAAGATGCCGGGATTGAGAGTTTTCAATAACATTACGTTAAAGAGAGGGACTTTCAAAAAAGACAACGAGTTTTTTGATTGGTTCCAGTCTATTCAGTTGAATACGGTAGAAAGAAGATCGATTACGATTTCCCTTTTGGACGAAAACGGAGAGCCTGCAGTAACATGGAAAGTGAAAAATGCATTCCCCCTTAAATTGCAGTCAACGGATCTTAAAGCTGAAGGTAACGAGGTGGCTATTGAAACGTTGGAGCTTGCACACGAAGGATTAACTATTGAAAATAACTAA